A part of Desulfobacterales bacterium genomic DNA contains:
- a CDS encoding NAD(P)H-dependent oxidoreductase, whose translation MNISVILAHPRKKSFNHAIAQCVVDQLTLNGHKAFFHDLYDENFDPILPHHEVFADAELTPEIDAHCREIGSAEGIVIVHPNWWGQPPAILKGWVDRVMRPDIAYQFMDGDNGEGIPNGLLRAVAAVVFNTSNTPPQRESDEFGDPLQTLWQNCIFGLCGVRNFHRRNFAVMVTSTPSQRTAWLEEVTITINHYFPKG comes from the coding sequence ATGAATATTTCAGTCATACTGGCTCATCCCCGTAAAAAGAGCTTCAATCATGCCATCGCCCAGTGCGTCGTCGACCAGTTGACATTAAACGGCCACAAGGCTTTCTTCCACGATCTGTATGATGAGAACTTTGATCCGATCCTTCCACACCACGAAGTTTTCGCCGACGCTGAACTTACACCGGAAATTGACGCACACTGCCGCGAAATCGGTTCCGCCGAAGGCATCGTCATCGTCCATCCCAACTGGTGGGGCCAGCCGCCGGCCATTTTAAAGGGCTGGGTGGACCGGGTCATGCGGCCGGACATCGCTTATCAGTTTATGGATGGCGACAACGGCGAGGGGATTCCGAACGGTCTCCTGCGGGCTGTCGCTGCTGTTGTTTTCAATACATCAAACACGCCCCCGCAAAGAGAATCGGACGAATTCGGCGACCCGCTCCAGACGCTGTGGCAGAACTGCATCTTCGGCCTATGCGGTGTCAGAAATTTCCATCGCCGTAATTTTGCGGTAATGGTGACCAGTACCCCCTCCCAGAGAACGGCGTGGCTGGAAGAAGTCACAATAACCATCAATCATTATTTTCCGAAAGGATGA